In the genome of Arachis stenosperma cultivar V10309 chromosome 2, arast.V10309.gnm1.PFL2, whole genome shotgun sequence, the window CTTTTCCTAGGTTAAGGCTGTGTATGACTGCATTATCTAAGGAATATTTTGATGCTGCATTAACTTAGTGTTGACAACTTGACATGAAGGCCATATTGCATGTTATATAGTATATCTTTGTAGTTTCTTTTGTAAAATATTGTTttgtttgaaattgattttgtgaACATGAGCTGGAGCAAAAGCTTGTTTTGTATTAGATTTTATGTTAAGAAACTTGCAATTGATTTTGGTTAATAAGTATCATGCATTTGAAACTTACCATGAAACTAGTTTTCCAAAATAGAGCTACATTTTATGGCCTCTTTACACTTCTCAAGCAGGGATTTAGATGCAAATGTTTgattgaaattaattaaaacaaaattagtTTAAGAATCATGTCACCTACTCTAAATGGGAGTTTATGATTGACCATAAAACCAAACAAGCAATAAAATATGCTTCAATTGAACGAACGGTTTTAAACAAAATCTGATGCATTTAGCTTCTATTATGTCTGTTCTGTTCTCTTCTATAATCAAATGAATTCTCTCATTTGTGTATATCAAAATTCTAGTGTCTTCTTTTTTTACCTTTTCATATCGGTTTAGTGCCTTAGTGGTAACTGATGAGAGCATGAGCAGCTTAATTGCTATTAAAAACTTGATGCTATCTAATTTTGTTCAAATCATGGTTGGTGTGCTTTTTGAAATGTTTTTATGAAACTGCGCATAAAAATCCAGTCAACCCGGTTTATGTCATATGTTCACTTGCTAAATCTCCATCAATTTTCAATACAGTCTGTTCAAACAGACCACAATAGGATGATCCATGTAGAGGCACTTTGAGATCAATAGCTTCTGTTTGAGAGAGTGCTAGATTATTAACATTTGTGCAACTGTAAATGTTTCTGTTAGAAATATGTAATCAAAAGTGTTTATTAGTTTATCTTGATTAGATTAGCATCATTTACTGATTATTAGGCAAGAAGTTAGTTTATATTATCTTAGAtgactatattttttttacgttaGCCATAAATAGCAGAGCATGTGTGTAGTCTAactctattttaaattattctcaATTAACATGATACTTAGTACTTTATGTATTATTCATATTCTTGAAAATTTGTTGTTCATTCTTCATACTTCACACTTCAGTTGATATAGTTTATCTGAGAAGCAACAGTATTTTCAATTTCCAGGAATATAGACACATATCTTCAAGaagaatttcttttttttattcatccaAACCTCAGCCTCATCAGTTTACCATTTTGGCCCGCAGCACTCCTACTTACCCCGGTTGCAGCATCAGTGATAGTGTTGAGAACTTCTTTAAAGACCTTTATCCTTCTATATACCTTTATCCTTCTTGGTGAGTACTGCGTTGAGATTTTAGTTTTtgtaaatttatattttactcTTCTTTAAGGGGTTCAAAATTTTGTGGCTTTGATTCTGTTCTACTTATTTGTTCACTCAAGATTTTTTAGTATTTCCTAAGAATTATAGTATGGATAACATAAACTCGTGTAATCAGCAACTTCAGGAAAATACAAAATTACTTATTACTCCTATATTCAGAGTATAATATTGAATAACTAATTAACAACTTTCTAATAATAGTAGGTAGTAACCTCAGAGACAGTTGTAATCTGACTTTGAAGTTTACCATAATTGACTAAGTTATATAGGTTTACTAAAATTTCCGTTGCCTTTATGCTTGTATAGAAATTATTGATTGATATTTCATGTTTGGCCTAATTAATGCTTCCCCTCTTTCTACTTGAACGGATGTTCTCTGTTCATGTACATGATGTTCTGTCCATGCTCCATATTTCATGATTTGATTTGTCAAAATGTGATTTATTTTATGTTGAAGCTTACATTTGCAGCAACATAAAAACTTCTTTTTCATACATTCCATGTTTTATGATTCTGTTTTGTCAAGTTGTAACTTGTCTATTGTTGGAACTTTACTTATATTTGGAGCAACACGGAAATGTCTTTTTCATATGTTCTTATCTTTGGGGGTAAGAATTAAATAAATTGACAGTATTTTTCAGGTTATTCATTTTGTTATCAGCACCAATTTATGTTAGAATGACATGAGATTTCTGAGTGAGTTTTGCCGATCAATGCTCATGTATTATATTGTTTACATTGGTAAGGCTAGTCTATAAATCAAGTGTTTTCATAGACTTCCTCTCCTCCCTCTTTTCGCAGGTTCATAGTGTTTacatagaataaataaatagttaaGTCTTCtagttaaatattttattttattttttttttgcagaaTGGATCCCAAACAGAAGATAAAAGTTATTGCCTGCTTGATTTTACATTTCGAATTAATGAATGACCTTATGGTTAAGTTGTTGATGATTTGCTATATTTTGATTATATtgcaattgaaaaaaaaagaaaaaaaatggaatgATAGTTATAGTAGGCAAGTAATAAGAGATGTTAGTGTTgatagaattatttattttagtgaTCTAGCATGTATAGAAACACAAGAATGGATAGATGTGCTTTTCATGTATTGTGTAACATGCTTAAAAGGGTTGGAAGGTTAGAACCAAGTAGGAATATGGGTGGAAGAAATGGTTGCCATGTTTTTACATATTATAGCACATGACGTCAAAATTAGAGTAATAAAGAGACAATTTGTGAGATCTGAAGAAACAATTAGTAGGAGGTTTAATGATGTATTGCTTGCTATTTTGAGATGTCATAATCTCTTACTGAAGAAACCTCAACCATTTAGCCAGGATAGAATGGATGAACGATGGAAATGGTTTAAGGTAATTTATTTTGCTAATGTTATTAAATCTCATATGGTTGGTGTTCTTTAGGATTGAGTTAATTGAtctttattttggattttaggaTTGCCTAGGAGCCTTAGATGGTACTCATATCAAAGTCAATGTCCTTGAGGCTGACAAGCCTAGATATCGAAACAGAAAAGGTGACATAACAACCAATGTGCTTGGAGTGGTTGCTCCCGATATGCAATTTATCTACGTACTGGCGGGTTGGGAGGGTTCAGCTGCGGATTCTAGGGTATTGCGAGATGCACTATTTCGCAATGGGTTTAGTGTTCCCCAAGGTATTTTATTGAGACTTTAATATGTTATCAAAGTAACCATTTGATCTTTCATTAATTTTGTTCAATTGTGTATGTCACACTAGGTCATTATTACTTATGTGATGCTGGATATATGAATTGTGAAGGATTTTTGGCACCTTATAGAGGACAAAAATATCATTTGAGTGAGTTTAATCCACATAATCAACCTAGTACAGCTCAAGAGTTTTTTAATATGAAACACTCACAAGCTAGGAATGTCATTGAAAGGGCATTTGGAGTATTGAAAGCAAGATGGGGAAGATCATTTTATCCTATTAAGactcaaggaagaattataactGCTTGTTGCCTTTTGCATAATCATATTAGAAGAGTGATGGTTGTGGATCCTATTGATGAGATAGAAGATCAAAATATACTTGGAGTAGATGGTGAGACGATCCACCATATTGAAACGAGTGATGCTTGGGGTAGATGGAGAGATCAACTTGCACAAGAAATGTGGAACCAATGGAGG includes:
- the LOC130962385 gene encoding protein ALP1-like is translated as MFLHIIAHDVKIRVIKRQFVRSEETISRRFNDVLLAILRCHNLLLKKPQPFSQDRMDERWKWFKDCLGALDGTHIKVNVLEADKPRYRNRKGDITTNVLGVVAPDMQFIYVLAGWEGSAADSRVLRDALFRNGFSVPQGHYYLCDAGYMNCEGFLAPYRGQKYHLSEFNPHNQPSTAQEFFNMKHSQARNVIERAFGVLKARWGRSFYPIKTQGRIITACCLLHNHIRRVMVVDPIDEIEDQNILGVDGETIHHIETSDAWGRWRDQLAQEMWNQWRRRHHAR